The genomic window AATATGAGCGACCAATAAATGACTGATAAGTTATgatgttatctgaaggacttgaacaatcaCGTTGAAACAAGATTTGTCGCCACGATTCGCGAAAAACGAATAGTCGAATTGTATGATAATTTATATTTGGCTAACGCAATTTAAAACGAATCATCCCGTAAAACAATTAcaaatcatagaacaaagaaacccggctgtgatgtgtatcaaatacatcactaacgagaaaaacacactgacgacgatcgacgaaaccggaacgcgaaaaaaaaaatgcgtcccgacggacaggcaccgcgaaacggactggctcagctctgctgtcatcgtgacaaccagagctagccgcaccttcacacacacgcgcacgcactcacccgaaatacacaccgacgacgatcgacgcaaccggaacgcgaaaaaaaaaaaaaatgcgtcccgacggacaggcaccgcgaaacggactggctcagctctgctgtcatcgtgacaaccagagctagccgcaccttcacactcacgcgcacgcactcacccgaaatacacaccgacgacgatcgacgcaaccggaacgcgaaaaaaaaaaaaaatgcgtcccgacggacaggcaccgcgaaacggactctgtatacatgaaggtgggtctacgacgtttttatacgaagttcatttttagagcaggattatagccttacctcagtgaggaaggcaaaaatgcatcttttactttaaaaggcaatcaaatattcagATTTGACAAAATTGGGGTCACGTAAATCggatttgattttaaaagtaagaaaataaaaaatacgatttttttcatgattcgattgaaggacaaaccttcggataatcgaaacttcagataattgaggcttcggaaaatcgagtctgaactgtatattttttttgcttttttttttaaattcaaaatgaaatttttgaatttctataaTTCCTTATTATTTTCGCATTTTTGCAAATGTtagattttgaaatcaaatttattattgaattccggaaattttaaaagtttttgaaattagtatttttaaaaacatttttttaattttcgaaacctataatttttaatgttaaagggatctaaaaaaaatcgcataaaTCACATTAAATAGCATTTGGGCTGAAGAGGTTTATTTTCacatttctagttttttttttttaattttcgtttatttaatatgttttattttagaaatttagagcACCAGGGTTCTTTTTTATAGATAAAATGTCCAAATTAtagataaatttttttaattcataactttttttttaattttggaatttgaaatccttaaaaaatatatttttttttgcagaaaaaaaatcaaatcaattttagatttattaattttttgaacgtCCAATTAAAACTTTggagttttatgttttaattccTATACTTTTatagttattatttttattttattttatttttaaaattatacttttgctttcaaatatcaaaatttcaaaaatttgaacttCAATAACTTTTTATAACTTTGTGGATTGTAAAACAAATCGCTAGAAGTTTTAAGCTctccaaaaaaatgttacaaatctTGATTTGCTCTGAGAAAAATTTACGTTTGTGACCTGTTACAAACAAACCCGAGGGTTCGAAGTTCGTTACACCATACTCACTGTTCCGTCTGGAAGTTCAGCAGCAGCTGCCACCGCTGGGACTTGAAGTTCTTGATGTTCTGCGCCTCGTCCAGGATCAGGTACTTCCACTTTTTGCGCCGGAAGCTCTGGTGGTCCTGGATGACCAGCTTGTACGAGGTGATGCACACGTGGAACGCGTTCACCTTGGTCCAGCCGGTCCGCTTCAGCTTGCGCTCCTTCTGCGAGCCGTAGTACGTGAGAATCTTAAAGCCCGGGCACCACTTCTTGAACTCCATCTCCCAGTTGAGCATCACGGACGACGGCACGATGATCAGATGCGGTCCCCAGTTCGCTTTAACGCACGCCAGGTGGGCCAACAGCGAAATGGTTTGAATCGTCTTGCCCAGTCCCATTTCGTCCGCCAGGATTCCGTTCAGCTTCCGGTCGTGCATCGTCACGAGCCAGTCCAACCCAATGTGCTGGTACTCGCGCAGCGTGTGCTTCAGCAGGAACGGAATCGGCGTCACGACGCTCGTCGACGAGAGCGTGTTTCCCTTCGGTTGAATGCTCTCCGCAATCGCGGCCGCGTCGTTCAGCATTTCGTCCTTTTCGCTCTGACTCTTGTTGGCCATCTCGTCGTCCAGCAGGTTCTTCAGGCCGACGTCTTCCTCATCTTTGCCAGTGTCGTCCATTTCTTCGTCCTCGGAGGTCGTGGGCTCATCGTCGGAATCTTGCTCCGTTTCCGTCGACTCCTCCCCCTCCTTCTCGTCCGGGTCGTCATCCGAGTCCACCTCCATCTTTTCGACGACCTTCTTCTTCGCCTGCGGCGGTGGCGGCGCGTTGTATTTAGCCATCAACTCTTCGATGCTCATCTCATTTTCGGCATTCAACTCGTCGATTTCCTTCTTGTGATCTTGGTTCTTTTCCTTGCTTTCCTGCTCCATGATGGTGTCCTCCTCGTCGGCGCTGTCCTCATCGGCGGTAAAGTCCTTGTCGTTGCTCTCGCTTTCCTTTTCCGAATCGTCCGGATCCGAGAGCACAATCTTGTCCCGATTCTCGAGGTAGTCCTTGGGCAGATGCTTCAAAAAGTCGTCCAAATCCATCTCGGACTCTTTCTGCAGGGCGGCCACCTCCTCGTTGGTCCCGGTCGCTTCGGCCTCAGCCTTGGCGATcgtttcttcgtcgtcgtccgAGTTTTCACTGTCCGGCTTGAACTCGTCGTCGGAGGCGGTGTTCTTGGGCGTCGGGGAAGATATCCGGCTGGACTGTAAGCTGTTGGCTTTGCTCGTCGTGGCGGTCGCCGCCGCTGGGGTCGTCTTGTTCATGCCTTCGACCAGCTGCTGGGAATACTTTTCCGTCTGATCGACAATGAAGCTCAGCTGCTGATCGAGCGCCTTTTTGCGCTTCTCGTCCAGCTTGGTTTGCTGCTTGTACTCGACCAGCTTTTCCACGTTGCCCCAGAAGGTTTTGATCTCTTTGGCGACGAACGCGGCGATTCGCTTCAGCTGCAGTTCCTGCGCCTTTTCCGCACGCTGCGCGGCCATCGCCTTGTCCTGGAAGTGTTTCTGGACCATGCGGGCGCACTTTTTCGCCGCAGCCTTCTTCCACTTTCGCTCCTGGGCGAAATCCGCCGCCAGCCAGACCATCTCCTCCAGCAGGTAGTCCCAGTGGGCCTTTGGCCGCGGCGGTTCCTGCACCTTGGGCAGTCTCCGCTCGCTCCACATGCCCTCCTTCTGCAGTTCCTGTACCCGCTGCATCACGTACACTTCCTGCTTGGCCTTGTTCGTGTACTGATCCTGACCGTTGCCACCGGCCGTCGTGCTATTCGAGCTCGTACCATTCTGCTGCTGGAGACTTCCCCCACTACCAGCTGCCGAAGTCGCGGCCGCGGTCGTCACTGCTGCAGCTGATCCGCTACTGGTGCTGCTGGCGGCGCTGATGGTCGCAGAAAGCTCGCCGCTCGATGCTGCCGTCACGGTGGCCGCCGCCGTCGCAGGCGAATTGGCACCGCTGCCGGTAGTGGTGGGAATGGTGTGCCTCTTCCGGTCGATCGTCGTGATTCCGCCGGAGCCTCCTCCGACGCCGCCACCGATGCCGA from Culex pipiens pallens isolate TS unplaced genomic scaffold, TS_CPP_V2 Cpp_Un0268, whole genome shotgun sequence includes these protein-coding regions:
- the LOC128093810 gene encoding helicase domino-like; translated protein: MNEGDSAGGQRGRNLALPAGTDRRISSISSAGHLPTTSPMSRSPADDRQQQFQNLQQQQHQQQMLTSPIQNKTIHQQQQFVSTVNLIPGAATVGTGITVGYQQQQHLVATNSGATNILVSGVNNDSASTILVPAGPGTQQNNSIAGSASGILVPNVNVVVAATSASGGSVFGGHSAGGNIYIQTGQPSGSAVISVVPSGPVGSVPGSPTTPRKRIKLEQQQSAGPVVEVEHDIATLKKLILEHKYMRLRNIKEKYSEHVAELFFLQSGGSMMEYPVWRKKPHTPAFVNFMRTYKLEPLSSNLEEAGEILKQQSNRSLALAGAVATTTTSLPQGAEIKIPGVGATPVAVSTQLPAAVAQLSQQGGTPIIPETIGIGGGVGGGSGGITTIDRKRHTIPTTTGSGANSPATAAATVTAASSGELSATISAASSTSSGSAAAVTTAAATSAAGSGGSLQQQNGTSSNSTTAGGNGQDQYTNKAKQEVYVMQRVQELQKEGMWSERRLPKVQEPPRPKAHWDYLLEEMVWLAADFAQERKWKKAAAKKCARMVQKHFQDKAMAAQRAEKAQELQLKRIAAFVAKEIKTFWGNVEKLVEYKQQTKLDEKRKKALDQQLSFIVDQTEKYSQQLVEGMNKTTPAAATATTSKANSLQSSRISSPTPKNTASDDEFKPDSENSDDDEETIAKAEAEATGTNEEVAALQKESEMDLDDFLKHLPKDYLENRDKIVLSDPDDSEKESESNDKDFTADEDSADEEDTIMEQESKEKNQDHKKEIDELNAENEMSIEELMAKYNAPPPPQAKKKVVEKMEVDSDDDPDEKEGEESTETEQDSDDEPTTSEDEEMDDTGKDEEDVGLKNLLDDEMANKSQSEKDEMLNDAAAIAESIQPKGNTLSSTSVVTPIPFLLKHTLREYQHIGLDWLVTMHDRKLNGILADEMGLGKTIQTISLLAHLACVKANWGPHLIIVPSSVMLNWEMEFKKWCPGFKILTYYGSQKERKLKRTGWTKVNAFHVCITSYKLVIQDHQSFRRKKWKYLILDEAQNIKNFKSQRWQLLLNFQTEQ